The Allocoprobacillus halotolerans nucleotide sequence TACAAATAATAATGATGTGAAGATTATTAATGAAAAAGGGCCTTTTCAAGTCATTGAATATCAACGTGATTTAAGTGTGATGCCTCATCATGCACAAACAGCTTATTTTTGTAATGAGATGAATATTCGCAAAAGACAGATTATTTGTGACATCAGTAAAGCTAATGTAGTTGTACAGTCTGGAGCGATGCAATGGGTGGTTGGTAATGTTTATGCGACAACGGGATTAAAAGGCGTTGGAGATTTATTGTCAAAAGCAGTGAGAGGAAAAGTAACAGGAGAAACAGCCATTAAACCTGAATATACAGGTGATGGTGTCCTTGTTCTAGAACCAACGTATAAACATATTCTATTGCTTGATCTTGATGAATGGAATCATTCAATTGTTTTAGATGATGGTTTGTTTTTAGCGTGTGATGCATCGTTAAAACATAAAACAGTCATGCGTTCTAATTTATCTTCAGCTGCTGCTGGAAATGAAGGATTATTTAATTTGGGAATTGAAGGATCAGGTGTTGTTTGTTTAGAATCTGATTGTCCTCAAGAAGAACTCATTGAAGTGACATTGAAAGATGATGTTTTAAAGATTGATGGCAATATGGCAATTGCTTGGAGTGGCAGTCTTGAATTTAAAGTAGAGCGTTCAGGGAAAACGTTAGCTGGTTCAGCAGCCTCGGGTGAAGGACTTGTCAATGTTTATCGTGGTACAGGAAAAGTTTTGATTGCGCCAATAGAATCAAGAAAGTTACCTTAATCAAAAAGGATTGAAAAGTGAAAAACTTCTCAATCCTTATTTTCTATTTTAAAATTTTAAAATGTTGACCTGGTTTAATAAAATCCAATAACATGAGTTCTTCAGGTTTGACAGTAGCCACTAGGTTACGTTCACCATCATTTGGAATTTCTGTTAAGACGATTTCAAGTTCACCACGATAATGTGCTAAATTATCATTCACAATCAAAATATCTCCACGTGTAAAGACAGGTTTACCTGGATCTCTATATGGAATAGATTGTGATTCAACATTCATTGCAGTTGTTTGAGCAATTGAACCATCTTGAACGCTTTTCTTTTCTTTAAACCAAACTCTAGGCATTGAAGATCTTAACATAAAAGTAGAATGATCATAACGATCCCAATGAGGAGCATATTCATACATAATAGCTTTTTCGTTATCACTAATACCTTCAGCTTCATCAACTTTAATTTCAATAGCTTGTAAATTCACTTTAGATAAAGCCTCTAATTCTTCATCACTAGCAGGATAGTTTCCAATTAAAATATCATCCACATCACCAGTTGCTAGCATATAACGTGCCTGTAAATCAATTGGTAATCCACGCATAATTTCAACTGTTGGTAAACCACAAAATACTTGCCAAGGACCAATTGTATTGTCATTGTTGCTTGAAACAAAAGCAGCAGTTGTTAAGTTTAATTCTTTCCAATAACGGTTATAATCCATAAATAAATCAAAATCTAAACCTGTATAACGTTCTGGGAAGAAGTTGTGGCACATTGTCATTTGATCTTTGTTACCACCTCTATTAATCAATAATTCAACACCCATATCCATACTTGCATTAAATTCAATTTTAATATTATATGGATTACGTGTTAATTGAATATCTCCTTGTGTTCCAAAGTTACCATCCATTCTAATAATATCAAGTCCCAAATCAGCGAATGGTTTTAAGTTATCAGGTGTAGCTCCAATAATTTTAAAGACTTCAGGATTTGTATCAGCAGCAACCTCAAATCCAAGCTCATGAGCCTTTTTCATAAAATCTTTAAATTCTACTAAATAACTTTCTCTTTCTTCATCTGGAATAGATAAAAAACATGTAAAAATTCTACTAAAACCTAATTTTGCAGCCTTTTCCATGTATGCGTATACC carries:
- a CDS encoding AIM24 family protein, translated to MFTISNFTNNNDVKIINEKGPFQVIEYQRDLSVMPHHAQTAYFCNEMNIRKRQIICDISKANVVVQSGAMQWVVGNVYATTGLKGVGDLLSKAVRGKVTGETAIKPEYTGDGVLVLEPTYKHILLLDLDEWNHSIVLDDGLFLACDASLKHKTVMRSNLSSAAAGNEGLFNLGIEGSGVVCLESDCPQEELIEVTLKDDVLKIDGNMAIAWSGSLEFKVERSGKTLAGSAASGEGLVNVYRGTGKVLIAPIESRKLP
- a CDS encoding DUF871 domain-containing protein, whose protein sequence is MHKLGISVYPDKTPMEEVYAYMEKAAKLGFSRIFTCFLSIPDEERESYLVEFKDFMKKAHELGFEVAADTNPEVFKIIGATPDNLKPFADLGLDIIRMDGNFGTQGDIQLTRNPYNIKIEFNASMDMGVELLINRGGNKDQMTMCHNFFPERYTGLDFDLFMDYNRYWKELNLTTAAFVSSNNDNTIGPWQVFCGLPTVEIMRGLPIDLQARYMLATGDVDDILIGNYPASDEELEALSKVNLQAIEIKVDEAEGISDNEKAIMYEYAPHWDRYDHSTFMLRSSMPRVWFKEKKSVQDGSIAQTTAMNVESQSIPYRDPGKPVFTRGDILIVNDNLAHYRGELEIVLTEIPNDGERNLVATVKPEELMLLDFIKPGQHFKILK